The proteins below are encoded in one region of Campylobacter rectus:
- a CDS encoding c-type cytochrome, with product MKKVALATLAFPFLLTPAFAFDVAKNKAKNTLPYEVKTQEFRLPAGIDENGIIDEAKLGDSPYAKTVIYGSKLVNETTRHLGPQAKDEKKRFAGNNLSCSSCHANGGVVPNQSPFVGIYARFPQYNSRADQLITLQDRINGCFQRSMSGKPIPANSKEMRAIMTYMQWLSTGYEVGAKVKGQGIPKAEFINRAGDPKNGKKIYADKCASCHGENGEGVLNPEFASGGDYYLFPAIWGKDSYNTGAGMYRLIKAAQFVKTTMPKGDATLSWEDAYDVSAFMNSQERPVKPNREKDFPDLDIKPMDMDVGPYNDGFDENAHRYGPFKPMLKK from the coding sequence ATGAAAAAAGTAGCTCTCGCAACTTTAGCTTTTCCGTTTTTATTGACGCCCGCTTTTGCGTTTGACGTAGCTAAAAACAAAGCCAAAAACACCCTGCCCTATGAAGTAAAAACACAGGAATTTAGGCTGCCCGCAGGCATCGATGAAAACGGCATCATAGATGAAGCCAAGCTTGGCGACTCGCCTTATGCGAAAACCGTCATCTACGGCTCAAAGCTCGTAAATGAAACGACGAGACATCTGGGACCTCAGGCAAAAGACGAGAAAAAGCGTTTCGCGGGCAATAATTTATCCTGTTCGAGCTGTCACGCAAACGGAGGCGTAGTACCGAATCAAAGCCCGTTTGTCGGCATTTACGCGAGATTTCCGCAGTATAACTCAAGAGCCGATCAGCTAATCACCCTACAAGACCGTATAAACGGCTGCTTCCAGCGCTCGATGTCGGGCAAACCGATACCCGCAAACTCAAAAGAGATGCGCGCGATAATGACCTATATGCAGTGGCTCTCTACCGGCTACGAAGTGGGTGCGAAAGTAAAAGGTCAAGGGATTCCGAAAGCCGAATTTATAAACCGAGCGGGCGATCCCAAAAACGGTAAGAAAATTTACGCCGATAAATGCGCCTCGTGCCACGGCGAAAACGGCGAAGGCGTTTTAAATCCCGAATTTGCTAGCGGCGGAGATTATTATTTGTTTCCGGCGATTTGGGGCAAAGACAGCTACAACACGGGCGCCGGGATGTACCGCCTCATAAAAGCCGCTCAGTTTGTAAAAACCACGATGCCAAAGGGCGATGCGACGCTAAGTTGGGAGGATGCATACGACGTCAGCGCCTTTATGAACTCGCAAGAACGCCCCGTTAAGCCTAACCGAGAGAAAGATTTCCCCGATCTTGACATAAAACCGATGGATATGGACGTAGGACCTTATAACGACGGCTTTGACGAAAATGCTCACCGCTACGGCCCGTTTAAGCCTATGTTAAAAAAATAA
- a CDS encoding amino acid ABC transporter ATP-binding protein: MSEILKLSNLSKSYGDLQVLKGIDLSVKNGEVVVILGPSGCGKSTTLRCINGLEPFDGGQIEIAGEKIDKDYKDWIKIRQKVGMVFQNYELFDHMNVIENIVLGPVKAQKRSREEVEKEAEAWLEKVGLKHKKYAYPKELSGGQKQRIAIVRALCMRPEIMLFDEITASLDPEIVREVLDVVINLAKDGMTMLIVTHEMGFARSVANRIVFMDEGKIVEESEPEAFFTHPKSERAKKFLNLFSF, from the coding sequence ATGAGCGAAATTTTAAAACTCTCAAATTTAAGCAAATCTTACGGCGACTTGCAGGTGCTAAAGGGCATCGACCTTAGCGTCAAAAACGGCGAAGTAGTCGTGATCCTAGGGCCCTCGGGCTGTGGTAAAAGCACCACTCTGCGCTGTATAAACGGCCTTGAGCCCTTTGACGGCGGGCAGATAGAGATAGCCGGCGAAAAGATCGATAAAGACTACAAGGACTGGATCAAAATCCGCCAAAAAGTGGGCATGGTTTTTCAAAACTACGAGCTGTTTGACCATATGAACGTCATCGAAAATATCGTGCTAGGCCCTGTAAAAGCACAAAAAAGAAGCCGAGAAGAGGTCGAAAAAGAGGCCGAGGCGTGGCTGGAAAAAGTAGGCCTAAAACACAAAAAATACGCCTATCCAAAGGAGCTTAGCGGCGGGCAAAAGCAGCGTATCGCTATCGTACGCGCGCTTTGCATGAGGCCCGAGATCATGCTATTTGACGAGATAACGGCCTCGCTGGATCCCGAGATCGTGCGCGAGGTGCTAGACGTCGTCATAAACCTCGCAAAAGACGGCATGACGATGCTAATCGTAACGCACGAGATGGGCTTTGCTCGCTCGGTGGCGAATCGTATCGTCTTTATGGATGAGGGCAAAATCGTCGAGGAGAGCGAGCCGGAGGCGTTTTTCACGCATCCAAAAAGCGAACGCGCGAAGAAGTTTTTAAATTTATTTTCGTTTTAG
- a CDS encoding low molecular weight protein-tyrosine-phosphatase — protein sequence MKILFVCHGNICRSTMAQSVMQNLSEKAGLAGRLSIDSRATHEDEIGEPPYYETVRVLKQNGVPVTPHKATLITQKDFDNSDLILIMDDENLRTLKRKFGAEAKFDEKVKFLLEFSDSPRGKIIADPYYTRDFERCYEDVSSSCAGLLERLKQIL from the coding sequence ATGAAAATTTTATTCGTTTGCCACGGAAATATCTGCCGCTCGACTATGGCGCAGTCGGTTATGCAAAATTTGAGCGAAAAGGCAGGTCTGGCCGGGCGCCTTAGCATCGATTCACGCGCCACGCACGAGGACGAGATAGGCGAGCCGCCGTATTACGAAACGGTGCGGGTTTTGAAGCAAAACGGCGTGCCTGTGACGCCTCATAAAGCGACCTTGATAACGCAAAAAGATTTTGATAACAGCGACCTTATCTTGATAATGGACGATGAAAATTTAAGGACTCTAAAGCGTAAATTCGGCGCTGAGGCTAAATTTGACGAAAAAGTAAAATTCCTGCTCGAATTTAGCGACTCGCCAAGAGGCAAGATAATCGCCGATCCATACTACACCCGCGATTTTGAGCGGTGCTACGAAGATGTTTCTAGCTCTTGCGCGGGGTTGCTTGAAAGGCTGAAGCAAATTTTATGA
- a CDS encoding carbon-nitrogen hydrolase, with the protein MKVALIQQKFHGTKDATVQRTLELVREASGGGAELVVLQELHQTQYFCQSEETRFFDLAEGWENDVKFWGEVARQNGVVLVASLFEKRADGLYHNTAFVFEKDGSVAGKYRKMHIPDDPGFYEKFYFTPGDIGFEPIDTSVGRLGLLVCWDQWYPEAARLMALRGAKLLIYPTAIGWFESDEEEEKSRQLEAWVAVQRGHAVANGLPVIAVNRVGFEKDESGVMDGIKFWGNSFVFGAQGEELFRADSQSELCRIVEIDMTRSEEVRRIWPFLRDRRIDAYANLTKRFID; encoded by the coding sequence ATGAAAGTAGCGCTAATCCAACAAAAATTTCACGGCACCAAAGACGCGACCGTGCAAAGGACGCTCGAGCTTGTGCGCGAAGCTAGCGGCGGTGGAGCCGAGCTCGTGGTGCTTCAGGAGCTGCACCAGACGCAGTATTTTTGCCAGAGCGAGGAGACGAGGTTTTTTGATCTTGCCGAGGGCTGGGAAAACGACGTCAAATTTTGGGGCGAGGTAGCGCGGCAAAACGGCGTCGTGCTAGTCGCTTCGCTCTTTGAAAAGCGCGCGGACGGGCTGTATCACAACACCGCGTTCGTCTTCGAAAAAGACGGCAGCGTCGCGGGCAAATACCGCAAAATGCACATCCCCGACGACCCGGGCTTTTACGAGAAATTTTACTTCACTCCCGGCGACATCGGCTTTGAGCCCATAGATACGAGCGTAGGCAGGCTCGGACTTTTGGTGTGCTGGGATCAGTGGTATCCCGAGGCTGCGCGCCTCATGGCTCTGCGCGGCGCGAAGCTACTCATCTATCCGACCGCGATCGGCTGGTTCGAGAGCGACGAGGAGGAGGAAAAATCGCGTCAGCTAGAAGCCTGGGTCGCCGTGCAGCGCGGGCATGCGGTCGCAAACGGCCTGCCCGTGATCGCCGTAAATCGCGTGGGCTTTGAAAAGGACGAGAGCGGCGTGATGGACGGGATCAAATTTTGGGGCAACAGCTTTGTTTTCGGCGCGCAGGGCGAGGAGCTTTTCCGCGCCGATAGCCAGAGCGAGCTGTGCCGCATCGTCGAGATCGATATGACCAGGAGCGAGGAAGTACGCAGGATTTGGCCGTTTTTGAGAGACCGAAGGATAGATGCGTATGCAAATTTAACAAAAAGATTTATTGATTAA
- a CDS encoding amino acid ABC transporter permease, which produces MDFEFIKEFTQMFVKAGIFTVKLSLYGILLSLIIGIFCTLVKFYKIKVLTPVINGYIEVSRNTPLLIQLFFLYYGLSKFGLNLSAFTCAVTGLAFLGGSYMAESFRLGFEAVKKTQIEAALSVALTQGQILRYVILPQAFSVSIPSIAANVIFLIKETSVVSIIALPDLVYATKDIIGLYYMTDEALFMLVVSYLIIILPISLVLFWLEKRMRVGRS; this is translated from the coding sequence ATGGATTTTGAGTTTATAAAAGAATTTACGCAGATGTTCGTAAAAGCGGGCATTTTCACAGTCAAGCTCTCGCTTTACGGCATCTTGCTCTCGCTTATTATCGGCATATTTTGCACGCTGGTTAAATTTTACAAGATCAAGGTCCTGACGCCCGTCATAAACGGCTACATTGAAGTTTCCAGAAATACGCCGCTGCTCATACAGCTTTTCTTTCTCTACTACGGACTTAGCAAATTCGGACTAAATTTGAGCGCCTTTACCTGTGCGGTCACGGGGCTTGCGTTTCTAGGCGGCAGCTATATGGCTGAGAGCTTTAGGCTAGGCTTTGAGGCGGTGAAAAAGACGCAGATCGAGGCCGCGCTTAGCGTCGCGCTCACGCAGGGGCAAATTTTACGCTACGTTATCTTGCCTCAGGCCTTTAGCGTCTCGATCCCATCCATCGCCGCTAACGTCATCTTCCTCATCAAAGAAACCTCGGTCGTCAGCATCATCGCCCTACCCGATCTGGTCTATGCGACGAAGGATATCATCGGGCTTTACTACATGACCGACGAGGCGCTTTTTATGCTGGTAGTTAGCTATTTGATTATCATTTTGCCGATATCTTTGGTCTTATTTTGGCTCGAAAAAAGGATGAGAGTTGGACGGAGTTAG
- a CDS encoding agmatine deiminase family protein translates to MRAFGEWEKQELIFLSLPHENTDWKPYLDEILDAYERLVAAIVPFQKVVLICPDERIFEKRFAKFDNVEFVKIDTDDTWIRDYGMIDVEDFADADAGSNGKNSTSEGVACCERGGGENSSRRAKIVSYDFKFNAWGGKFESSKDNAVNLELAKCFKSDLRSIDLVLEGGSIDFNGRGTLLTTQKCLLNDNRNSHLNKDQIEARLKELFGLRRVIWLKNGFIKGDDTDSHIDTLARFIAPDTIAYASCDDPDDEHFEELAAMKKELENTGFKLVPLPLPKAKFYGGKRLGCTYANFIFINGAVIVPTYGDDNDKIVLERLAQKLPNHKIIGVDSLVFVRQNGSLHCSSQNKYSGASEAKQVSSERSEAENKYSGASEA, encoded by the coding sequence TTGAGAGCGTTTGGGGAGTGGGAAAAACAAGAGCTGATATTTTTATCGCTGCCGCACGAAAACACCGATTGGAAGCCGTATCTGGACGAAATTTTAGACGCTTACGAGAGGCTCGTGGCAGCTATCGTACCGTTTCAAAAGGTTGTTTTGATCTGCCCTGATGAGAGGATTTTCGAGAAGAGATTTGCTAAATTTGATAACGTAGAGTTCGTAAAAATCGACACTGATGATACGTGGATACGCGACTACGGTATGATCGACGTAGAGGATTTTGCTGACGCGGATGCAGGCTCAAACGGCAAAAATTCGACGTCGGAAGGTGTGGCGTGCTGCGAGCGGGGCGGCGGCGAAAATAGCTCGCGCAGAGCTAAAATCGTCAGCTATGATTTCAAATTTAACGCTTGGGGCGGTAAATTTGAAAGCTCGAAAGATAACGCCGTAAATTTGGAGCTCGCTAAGTGTTTTAAAAGCGATTTGCGAAGTATCGATCTCGTGCTTGAGGGCGGCAGTATCGATTTTAACGGGCGCGGCACGCTACTAACGACGCAAAAGTGCCTGCTAAACGACAACCGCAACTCTCATCTAAACAAAGATCAGATCGAAGCGCGGCTTAAGGAGCTTTTCGGCCTTCGGCGCGTGATATGGCTTAAAAACGGCTTTATAAAGGGCGACGACACCGATAGCCACATCGATACTTTGGCGCGTTTTATCGCTCCGGATACGATCGCCTACGCCTCCTGCGACGATCCTGACGACGAGCATTTCGAGGAACTTGCCGCGATGAAAAAGGAGCTTGAAAATACGGGCTTTAAGCTCGTGCCGCTACCGCTTCCGAAGGCAAAATTTTACGGCGGCAAGAGGCTTGGCTGCACGTATGCGAATTTTATCTTTATAAACGGCGCCGTTATCGTTCCGACGTATGGCGACGATAACGATAAAATCGTGCTTGAGCGACTCGCGCAGAAGCTGCCTAATCATAAGATAATCGGCGTAGATTCGCTCGTTTTCGTACGTCAAAACGGCTCGCTGCACTGCTCGAGTCAAAACAAGTATAGCGGTGCGAGCGAAGCGAAGCAGGTTTCTAGCGAACGAAGTGAAGCGGAAAACAAGTATAGCGGTGCGAGCGAAGCGTAA
- a CDS encoding cation diffusion facilitator family transporter, whose product MQKIFDYESDAVKAAKSKDKGENRAVIVAGATAFALAVVKFIAGLASGSVAVLGSAVDSALDCVVSLLNFLALKKSRAAANANFNFGYGKLEAVAAMFEGIFIIGAAAFICYESLLKFNQKNAEIDLNLGIIVMLFSLAVTGGLIAFLGSVAKRTANLIVKADALHYRSDFYANLAVIAALVVVKFTGLTAIDAIFGLVISGLIAHSALNLIKESLGVLLDRALEPEITARIEEIIKSKKEILSYHYLTSRKSGESCFLSVHLVFERGISLFDAHAVSDSVESEIKAEFSELSWQITAHLDPCDDRLGACQI is encoded by the coding sequence ATGCAAAAAATTTTCGACTACGAGAGCGACGCGGTAAAAGCTGCAAAAAGCAAAGACAAGGGCGAAAACAGAGCCGTCATAGTCGCGGGCGCGACGGCTTTTGCGCTAGCGGTGGTTAAATTTATCGCCGGACTTGCCAGCGGCTCGGTCGCGGTGCTGGGCTCGGCCGTGGACTCGGCGCTAGACTGCGTCGTGTCGCTTTTAAACTTTTTGGCGCTTAAAAAATCGCGCGCCGCGGCAAATGCGAATTTTAACTTCGGCTACGGCAAGCTAGAAGCGGTCGCCGCGATGTTTGAGGGCATTTTCATCATCGGCGCGGCGGCTTTTATCTGCTACGAGAGCTTGCTCAAATTTAACCAAAAAAACGCCGAAATCGACCTAAATTTAGGCATTATCGTTATGCTTTTTTCGCTCGCGGTCACTGGCGGGCTGATAGCGTTTTTAGGCTCGGTCGCAAAACGCACGGCAAATCTCATCGTAAAGGCCGACGCGCTGCACTACAGGAGCGACTTTTATGCCAATCTCGCCGTTATCGCCGCACTAGTCGTCGTGAAATTTACGGGCCTAACCGCGATAGACGCGATTTTTGGACTGGTTATCAGCGGACTGATCGCGCACTCGGCGCTAAATTTGATAAAAGAGAGCCTGGGCGTGCTCCTAGACCGCGCGCTAGAGCCCGAAATAACGGCGCGCATCGAGGAGATAATAAAATCAAAAAAGGAAATTTTAAGCTACCACTATCTAACGAGCAGAAAGAGCGGCGAGAGCTGCTTTTTGAGCGTGCATTTGGTTTTTGAGCGGGGCATTTCGCTCTTTGACGCGCACGCGGTTTCAGATAGCGTAGAAAGCGAGATAAAGGCCGAGTTTAGCGAGCTTAGTTGGCAGATCACGGCACATCTGGATCCTTGCGACGATAGGCTTGGGGCTTGTCAAATTTGA
- a CDS encoding TAXI family TRAP transporter solute-binding subunit, with product MKTTSLALAGLLFASALGAKEFVSIGTGAMTGTYYPVGGAICRLVNKDPQMKCSVQSTGGSVYNVNNVLKKELNFGFVQSDVVYDKFNGVGKFEGNGDQNLRAVVSIYPELLAFVVSKSSGIGSINGLEGKAINVGNPGSGNEMTALNVFKAYGFDEKKLKHHGVLTAGECPHALKDKKIDGYFYMVGHPTANITDAANSLPIDIVNIEGEQVDKMLAAMPYFAKGTIPKGTYEGVDHDVNSIGVKAVLVTDKSMSDTAVAAVVKAILDNFDEYKSLHPALAAVTKESLIEGLSAPLHPAAEAEFKKAGIIK from the coding sequence ATGAAAACTACATCTTTGGCATTAGCCGGCTTGCTTTTCGCGTCTGCGCTGGGCGCAAAGGAGTTCGTCTCTATCGGTACGGGAGCGATGACGGGCACGTATTATCCGGTCGGCGGGGCGATATGTCGCCTCGTAAATAAAGACCCGCAGATGAAATGCTCGGTGCAATCAACCGGCGGCTCGGTCTATAACGTAAATAATGTGCTAAAAAAAGAGCTAAATTTCGGTTTCGTCCAAAGCGACGTGGTTTATGATAAATTTAACGGCGTGGGCAAATTTGAAGGCAACGGCGATCAAAACCTACGCGCCGTCGTCTCGATCTACCCTGAGCTTCTCGCTTTTGTCGTCTCAAAATCAAGCGGCATCGGCTCGATAAACGGTCTCGAGGGCAAAGCGATCAACGTCGGCAACCCGGGCAGCGGCAACGAAATGACCGCGCTTAACGTGTTTAAAGCTTACGGTTTTGACGAGAAAAAGCTAAAACATCACGGCGTGCTCACTGCCGGCGAATGCCCGCACGCGCTAAAAGATAAGAAAATCGACGGCTACTTCTATATGGTCGGCCACCCGACGGCTAACATCACCGACGCGGCAAACTCGCTACCTATCGACATCGTAAATATCGAGGGCGAGCAGGTGGATAAGATGCTGGCCGCGATGCCGTATTTTGCCAAAGGCACGATACCAAAAGGCACCTATGAGGGCGTCGATCACGACGTAAACAGCATCGGCGTGAAAGCCGTCCTGGTCACCGATAAGAGTATGAGCGACACTGCGGTGGCTGCGGTCGTAAAGGCCATTTTGGATAACTTCGACGAGTATAAGAGCCTGCATCCCGCACTCGCAGCGGTCACCAAAGAGAGCCTGATAGAGGGGCTTTCCGCGCCTTTGCACCCTGCTGCCGAGGCTGAGTTTAAAAAAGCCGGCATAATAAAATAA
- a CDS encoding TRAP transporter permease: MDKNLNDTQINTELPQEKEEFVEVKTREINSSFYLYLTSIICFSWSVFQLYIAYFPMNTTMSRSAHLAFAICLLFLLYPLKIHKKAHSSLPFYDIALCVLGTLAALYPLIEFYALAQRPGDYTSFDIAVACVAVVVLFEAGRRIIGPALPIIAAIFLAYDYFGQYMPDIIAHQGASLNKLAGHMYLTTEGVFGVPLGVSVSFIYLFVLFGSLLERAGAGQYFINLAFALLGKFRGGPAKASVIASGLTGMVSGSSTANVVTVGTFTIPLMKKAGLTGTKAGAIEVAAGVNGQLMPPIMGAAAFIIAEFLGLSYTNVMIAAVIPAFVCYLSLFFIVHLESCKLGLKGMEQSPGVSKFKIFASGLHYLIPIFILLYTLLIAKESAISAAFNAICALFLIILFQEPVRKIAHGEDIGKEDVLVGFADIFWAMVTAAKSMTTIAIATGLAGIIVGSISLTGVGQVLSEVVENLAGNNIVLILFLTAIMSLILGMGLPTTANYIVVSSLVAPVILFLAHKNGFLIPAIAVHLFVFYFGILADDTPPVGIAAYAAAGIAKANPVIVGVQGFFYDLRTTILPFSFVFNNKLLLVQSVDQANPSDPKGIVWITSPLEIALIFGTALVGMFAFSSALQGYFVKRINPLERALLLCVVPLTLVPNICAKYIPFIANEYVSYVFGVGLYAAIFAFGWVQNKTQKLA; encoded by the coding sequence ATGGATAAAAATTTAAACGATACGCAAATAAATACCGAACTGCCGCAGGAAAAGGAGGAGTTCGTCGAGGTAAAGACGCGCGAGATAAACTCGAGCTTTTACCTTTATCTCACGAGCATCATCTGCTTTTCTTGGTCGGTTTTTCAGCTTTATATCGCGTATTTTCCGATGAACACGACGATGTCGCGCTCGGCGCACCTTGCTTTTGCTATCTGTTTGCTATTTTTGCTCTATCCGCTTAAAATTCACAAAAAAGCCCACTCCAGCCTGCCGTTTTACGACATCGCGCTTTGCGTTTTGGGTACGCTAGCCGCACTCTACCCGCTCATAGAGTTTTACGCTCTAGCGCAGCGTCCCGGAGACTACACGAGCTTTGATATAGCCGTAGCCTGCGTCGCCGTGGTCGTGCTGTTTGAGGCTGGTCGCAGGATCATCGGTCCGGCACTTCCTATCATCGCAGCTATATTTTTGGCGTATGATTATTTCGGTCAATACATGCCCGATATCATCGCGCACCAGGGCGCTAGCCTAAACAAGCTCGCAGGCCACATGTATCTTACGACCGAGGGCGTTTTTGGCGTGCCGCTGGGCGTTAGCGTGAGTTTTATCTATCTTTTCGTCTTGTTCGGTTCGCTTTTGGAGCGCGCGGGAGCGGGGCAGTATTTTATAAATTTAGCCTTTGCTTTGCTCGGTAAATTTCGCGGCGGACCGGCGAAGGCCTCCGTTATCGCCAGCGGACTTACGGGTATGGTGAGCGGTAGCTCCACGGCAAACGTCGTAACGGTGGGCACCTTTACTATCCCGCTGATGAAAAAGGCCGGCCTAACCGGCACCAAAGCCGGCGCGATCGAGGTGGCCGCGGGCGTAAACGGTCAGCTGATGCCGCCTATTATGGGCGCGGCGGCCTTTATCATCGCCGAGTTTTTGGGGCTTAGCTACACAAACGTTATGATCGCGGCCGTGATTCCCGCATTCGTGTGCTATTTGTCGCTGTTTTTCATCGTGCACCTTGAGAGCTGTAAGCTCGGGTTAAAAGGTATGGAGCAAAGCCCGGGCGTATCTAAATTTAAGATTTTCGCGAGCGGTCTGCACTATCTTATCCCGATTTTTATATTGCTTTATACTTTGCTAATCGCTAAGGAGTCTGCGATTTCCGCGGCTTTTAACGCCATTTGCGCGTTATTTTTGATCATCCTTTTTCAAGAGCCGGTTAGAAAGATAGCTCACGGCGAAGACATCGGCAAAGAGGATGTTTTGGTAGGCTTTGCGGATATATTTTGGGCGATGGTAACGGCGGCAAAAAGTATGACCACGATCGCGATAGCTACGGGTTTAGCCGGTATCATCGTGGGCTCGATCTCGCTAACGGGCGTCGGTCAAGTGCTGTCTGAAGTCGTGGAAAATTTAGCCGGCAACAACATCGTGCTCATCCTCTTTCTCACGGCGATAATGTCGCTGATACTAGGTATGGGCTTGCCCACGACGGCAAACTACATCGTCGTTAGCTCGCTGGTTGCGCCTGTGATTTTGTTTTTGGCGCACAAAAACGGCTTTCTCATTCCCGCTATCGCGGTGCATCTTTTTGTCTTTTACTTCGGTATCCTGGCCGATGACACGCCTCCTGTCGGCATCGCGGCGTATGCGGCGGCGGGTATAGCCAAAGCAAATCCCGTAATCGTGGGCGTGCAAGGCTTTTTTTATGACCTGCGCACGACGATCTTGCCGTTTTCGTTCGTGTTTAACAACAAGCTGCTTTTAGTACAAAGCGTAGATCAGGCAAATCCGAGCGACCCCAAGGGTATCGTGTGGATCACGAGTCCGCTCGAGATAGCGCTCATTTTCGGTACGGCGCTAGTGGGTATGTTTGCCTTTTCTTCGGCGCTTCAGGGCTATTTTGTTAAACGCATAAATCCGCTCGAGCGAGCTTTACTTTTGTGCGTGGTGCCGCTAACTTTGGTGCCCAATATCTGCGCCAAATATATCCCTTTTATCGCGAACGAATACGTCTCTTACGTATTTGGCGTTGGGCTTTATGCGGCGATATTTGCGTTTGGTTGGGTGCAAAATAAGACCCAAAAGCTAGCGTAG
- a CDS encoding amino acid ABC transporter permease codes for MDGVSILFDPLVLKRLIFEGLWMSVQISAISIAISLVLGTFLGVAMSSKNKFIFFVLKICLEIVRIMPQIVWLFLFYYGASKAFGLDISKFNASLIVFSLWGVFEMMDIVRGAIVSIPRHQFESAAALALSKAQIYLYVVIPLATRRLVPAGVNLLSRIIKTTPIVALIGVPDLLKVGQQTIETASLTANPTVPFWIYGFIFLLYFLVCYPISKISKILENRWA; via the coding sequence TTGGACGGAGTTAGTATTTTATTCGACCCGCTGGTCTTAAAGCGGCTGATTTTCGAGGGGCTGTGGATGAGCGTGCAGATTTCAGCCATCTCGATCGCCATCTCTCTGGTTTTAGGCACGTTTTTGGGCGTGGCTATGAGCTCAAAAAACAAATTTATCTTTTTCGTGCTAAAAATTTGCCTCGAAATCGTACGCATAATGCCCCAAATCGTCTGGCTATTTTTGTTTTACTACGGCGCGAGCAAGGCATTTGGGCTCGATATTTCCAAATTTAACGCCTCGCTCATCGTCTTTAGCCTGTGGGGCGTGTTTGAGATGATGGATATCGTGCGCGGAGCGATCGTCTCGATACCGAGGCATCAGTTTGAGAGTGCGGCGGCTCTGGCGCTTAGCAAGGCTCAAATTTATCTTTACGTCGTGATCCCGCTAGCCACGCGCCGCCTGGTGCCAGCGGGCGTAAATTTGCTAAGCCGTATCATCAAAACCACCCCGATCGTCGCCCTCATCGGCGTGCCCGACCTGCTAAAAGTCGGACAGCAAACGATCGAAACGGCGAGCCTAACAGCAAATCCGACCGTGCCGTTTTGGATATACGGCTTTATATTTTTATTATATTTTCTCGTCTGCTATCCTATCTCAAAAATATCCAAGATACTTGAAAACAGATGGGCATAA